One genomic region from Ralstonia pseudosolanacearum encodes:
- a CDS encoding NEL domain-containing protein, protein MDAHQPPPQANPATNRPRGRLAGNLQLDNGNPLITSLNVPLGEAAEADVAASYAGLLRLPSISLDGPPTRRPAATPFAGLERWTRARPLAQEPSGLGSVRPPFAFPPDSGAAALAGHRLRDYLAMPPPDAIASALNNLSRFPDSALDPYRGSAQPATQVLEDWAARCRLPSETVAAWRPVLNQEESRPFVSLLARLDGCASFKPAHRAESLKELGSILQLAAHNDAYRARCFDICGGADANCHDNVDVIFGNLRLAARDPSYHGNAQLHEVLGHHNDCMPWTLIDDFVSQRFGRGDQLERVLALRIRLSDILPITTPAMLYPGVAGITDAHEREARAYIKDRLGTPENLLRNLSRSPAWRQFLERQRPVEFTANTLLWESALQDVMAKPSGDGAVADAPRAGSTAAPASRTEALAQARAMPGIGTGQAFQHRQENATVMLAETMTRQLVTESAPPPDETGAHAALLTDPDWLAYLQKEHPEDPAFSSADMDAGERHDQLMRLSRQEIADARGVAQAPAAAPMDHG, encoded by the coding sequence TTGGACGCCCACCAGCCTCCGCCCCAGGCGAACCCGGCAACCAACCGGCCACGCGGCCGCCTTGCCGGCAACCTGCAGCTCGACAACGGCAATCCCCTCATCACATCCCTGAACGTCCCCCTTGGGGAGGCGGCCGAAGCCGACGTTGCCGCCTCGTATGCAGGCCTCCTACGCCTGCCGTCGATCTCCCTCGACGGCCCACCGACGCGCAGACCGGCCGCCACCCCGTTCGCAGGCCTGGAGCGCTGGACAAGAGCACGGCCATTGGCACAGGAGCCGAGCGGCCTGGGCTCGGTACGCCCCCCATTTGCCTTCCCGCCCGACAGCGGCGCGGCCGCCTTGGCAGGCCACCGCCTGCGCGACTACCTGGCAATGCCCCCTCCAGACGCGATAGCCAGCGCGCTAAACAACCTGTCGCGCTTCCCCGATTCGGCCCTCGACCCATACCGGGGAAGCGCGCAGCCGGCGACTCAAGTCCTGGAAGACTGGGCAGCACGGTGTCGACTCCCTTCCGAGACCGTCGCTGCGTGGCGCCCCGTGCTCAACCAGGAAGAGAGCCGCCCATTCGTCAGCCTCCTTGCCCGGCTGGACGGCTGCGCATCGTTCAAGCCCGCGCATCGCGCCGAGTCCCTCAAGGAACTGGGCAGCATCCTGCAGCTGGCAGCGCACAACGACGCCTACCGCGCCCGGTGTTTTGACATCTGCGGCGGCGCCGACGCCAACTGCCACGACAACGTCGACGTCATCTTCGGCAACCTGCGGCTCGCCGCCAGGGATCCCTCGTACCACGGCAACGCCCAACTGCACGAGGTCCTAGGCCATCACAATGACTGCATGCCCTGGACGCTGATCGACGACTTCGTTTCGCAGCGGTTTGGGCGGGGCGACCAACTGGAGCGGGTGCTCGCCCTGCGGATACGCTTGTCCGACATTTTGCCGATCACAACGCCGGCCATGCTTTACCCCGGCGTCGCCGGCATCACCGATGCGCATGAACGCGAAGCGCGGGCCTACATCAAAGACCGTCTCGGTACGCCGGAGAACCTGCTGCGCAACCTGTCCAGAAGCCCGGCCTGGCGCCAATTCCTGGAACGGCAGCGTCCTGTCGAATTCACCGCCAATACGCTGCTGTGGGAGTCCGCGCTGCAGGACGTCATGGCCAAGCCGTCCGGCGACGGCGCCGTGGCCGATGCGCCGCGCGCCGGAAGCACGGCGGCTCCCGCTTCACGCACCGAGGCCCTGGCCCAGGCGCGCGCGATGCCCGGCATCGGCACGGGCCAGGCGTTCCAGCACAGGCAGGAAAACGCCACCGTCATGCTGGCGGAAACGATGACGCGCCAGCTTGTCACGGAAAGCGCGCCGCCCCCGGACGAAACCGGCGCCCATGCCGCGCTGCTCACGGACCCCGACTGGCTGGCCTACCTGCAGAAGGAGCATCCGGAAGACCCAGCCTTCTCATCCGCCGACATGGATGCCGGCGAGCGGCACGACCAGCTGATGCGGCTGAGCCGGCAGGAAATCGCCGACGCGCGCGGCGTGGCGCAAGCGCCCGCTGCCGCGCCGATGGACCACGGCTGA
- a CDS encoding LysR family transcriptional regulator, with protein MDTLDWNDLRYLLAVARSGSAAGAARALGVSHATALRRIQALEQVVGSPLFDRLQTGYALTESGRRFVAMGEAFERALLDTRREIEGQATELAGTIRFTTTDSLGYSLMPDILAAFRARYPGITVEMKVTNARLDLERREADVMLRVTDAPPPSWVGRRLVRLDAALYAAPAYLDGREPRALESLDWLMPNSPLGQGAVAEWLRARIGGARVAASADSFLVLRRLAERGLGVTVLPKFLARQRRLVWLEDVPEALSVHLWLLTHPDLRHAGRVHAFMEHVAQAIRAACEMPEAPAPDDAQVWTADRVASVG; from the coding sequence ATGGACACTCTCGATTGGAATGACCTGCGTTACCTGCTGGCGGTCGCGCGCAGCGGCTCGGCTGCCGGTGCGGCCCGGGCGCTCGGCGTGTCGCATGCCACCGCGCTGCGGCGCATCCAGGCGCTCGAGCAGGTGGTGGGATCGCCGTTGTTCGATCGGTTGCAGACCGGCTATGCGCTGACCGAATCCGGGCGACGCTTCGTCGCGATGGGGGAGGCGTTCGAGCGCGCGCTGCTGGACACCCGGCGCGAGATCGAGGGGCAGGCGACCGAACTGGCCGGCACGATCCGCTTCACCACCACCGATTCGCTCGGCTACAGCCTGATGCCCGACATCCTGGCGGCCTTCCGGGCGCGCTATCCGGGCATCACCGTGGAGATGAAGGTCACCAATGCCCGGCTGGACCTGGAGCGGCGCGAGGCCGACGTGATGTTGCGCGTCACGGACGCGCCGCCGCCGTCCTGGGTCGGCAGGCGCCTGGTGCGCCTGGACGCGGCGCTGTATGCCGCGCCCGCTTACCTCGACGGGCGCGAGCCCCGGGCGCTGGAGTCGCTCGACTGGCTGATGCCGAACAGCCCCCTGGGCCAGGGCGCGGTCGCCGAGTGGTTGCGCGCACGGATCGGCGGCGCCAGGGTGGCGGCCTCGGCGGATTCCTTCCTCGTCCTGCGCCGGCTCGCCGAGCGCGGCCTCGGGGTGACGGTGTTGCCCAAGTTCCTGGCGCGGCAGCGCCGCCTGGTGTGGCTGGAGGATGTGCCGGAAGCGCTGTCGGTGCACCTGTGGCTGCTGACCCATCCGGATCTGCGCCATGCGGGCCGCGTACATGCCTTCATGGAGCACGTGGCCCAGGCGATCCGGGCCGCGTGCGAGATGCCCGAGGCGCCGGCGCCGGACGATGCCCAGGTGTGGACTGCGGATCGCGTTGCGTCTGTGGGGTGA
- a CDS encoding YceI family protein: MTMTHLPARLLAALAVAALPASAFAAWEVEPTHTHISFQVGHLGLTKTPGIFRKFETKLNFDDKDIEASSVTIAIDTASVDTANDLRDAELRGPTWLDAQANPKITFVSTSVRHGEGNHYVISGNLTVRGKTLPVAFQTTLTARTVNPWLQVPAIGFVGSTKIKRSDFGIASFPAAISDEVDLNIALELLKKP; the protein is encoded by the coding sequence ATGACGATGACACACCTGCCCGCCCGACTGCTCGCCGCCCTCGCCGTGGCCGCGCTGCCCGCCTCGGCCTTCGCCGCCTGGGAGGTCGAACCCACGCACACCCACATCAGCTTCCAGGTCGGCCACCTGGGGCTGACCAAGACGCCGGGCATCTTCCGCAAGTTCGAGACCAAGCTCAACTTCGACGACAAGGACATCGAAGCGTCCAGCGTGACCATCGCCATCGACACGGCATCGGTCGATACCGCCAACGACCTGCGCGATGCCGAGCTGCGCGGCCCGACGTGGCTCGATGCCCAGGCCAACCCCAAGATCACCTTCGTCTCGACCTCCGTGCGGCACGGCGAAGGCAATCACTACGTGATCAGCGGCAACCTGACCGTGCGGGGCAAGACCCTGCCGGTCGCATTCCAGACCACGCTGACGGCGCGCACGGTCAATCCGTGGCTGCAGGTCCCCGCCATCGGCTTTGTCGGCTCCACCAAAATCAAGCGCAGCGATTTCGGCATCGCGAGCTTTCCCGCCGCGATCTCGGATGAGGTCGATCTGAACATTGCGCTGGAGCTGCTCAAGAAGCCCTGA
- a CDS encoding lytic murein transglycosylase, with the protein MAAGASATGASLPGTDATFDAWVTGFRQKAIDAGIPADTFDSAFKQVTPDPEVVELDRQQPEFTTYIWDYLDKRITAERIQQGQSLLGVHDAMFQRLERDYGVDRHILTAIWAIESQYGSEIGKRYIIRSLATLANDGRRKTYAENQLLASLQILQNDRIPREQLVGSWAGAMGQTQFIPTTYLAYAVDGDGDQKRDVWNSSADALASAANYLKEAGWQRGGIWGREVKVPETFDYALADMSVKKSVAEWQWLGVVGACDPLPPQIASLQASILMPAGYRGPKFLVLDGYRAIRRYNPSTAYALAVALLADSYAGKGKLVQAWPTDDPALNNATDIKRLQQRLADKGYDPGTIDGLIGDRTQAAIRAYQKDQHLPQDGYASRSLLARLEK; encoded by the coding sequence GTGGCTGCGGGCGCCTCGGCAACCGGGGCCAGCCTTCCGGGGACGGACGCAACATTCGATGCCTGGGTCACCGGCTTTCGCCAAAAGGCCATCGATGCGGGCATCCCTGCCGACACATTCGACTCGGCATTCAAGCAAGTGACGCCCGATCCCGAAGTCGTGGAGCTCGATCGGCAGCAGCCGGAATTCACCACCTATATCTGGGACTATCTCGACAAGCGCATCACCGCTGAGCGTATCCAGCAGGGCCAATCCTTGCTGGGCGTGCACGACGCCATGTTCCAGCGGCTGGAGCGCGACTACGGTGTCGACCGGCACATCCTGACCGCGATCTGGGCCATCGAGAGCCAGTACGGAAGCGAGATCGGCAAGCGCTACATCATCCGCTCGCTGGCCACCCTGGCGAACGATGGGCGTCGCAAGACGTATGCCGAGAACCAGTTGCTGGCCTCCCTGCAAATTCTCCAGAACGATCGGATTCCGCGCGAGCAACTGGTGGGCTCCTGGGCCGGCGCCATGGGGCAGACGCAGTTCATTCCGACCACCTATCTGGCCTACGCGGTCGATGGCGACGGCGACCAGAAGCGCGACGTCTGGAACTCCTCCGCCGATGCGCTGGCCTCGGCCGCGAACTATCTCAAGGAAGCCGGCTGGCAGCGCGGCGGCATCTGGGGACGTGAGGTCAAGGTGCCCGAGACCTTCGATTACGCCCTGGCGGACATGTCGGTCAAGAAATCCGTGGCCGAATGGCAGTGGCTGGGCGTGGTCGGCGCCTGCGATCCGCTTCCGCCGCAAATCGCCAGCCTGCAGGCCTCCATCCTCATGCCGGCCGGCTACCGTGGCCCCAAGTTCCTCGTACTGGACGGCTACCGCGCCATCCGGCGCTACAACCCCTCCACCGCCTACGCCCTGGCCGTGGCGCTGCTGGCCGACAGCTATGCCGGCAAGGGCAAGCTGGTCCAGGCCTGGCCGACCGATGATCCGGCCTTGAACAACGCCACCGACATCAAGCGGCTCCAGCAACGGCTGGCCGACAAGGGATACGACCCGGGCACGATCGACGGCCTCATCGGCGACCGCACCCAGGCCGCCATCCGCGCCTACCAGAAGGATCAGCATCTGCCGCAGGACGGTTATGCGAGCCGGTCGCTGCTGGCGCGGTTGGAGAAGTAA
- a CDS encoding LysM peptidoglycan-binding domain-containing protein, which produces MTYDKNGNRTSDTKWGEQVVRQVNVTGSDESGNPVTSVSYVKHAGRTTEFYTYDRMNRLSTVSAGAFDANWNLLPAEQGILLDTRLYDGASRLVQSGSNGSLSNDYVKALTDGKGDANGAETRVLRYDADGRLLNLHTTKPDGSFSSDQRYDFTWVSSEQVQTGRDNTGAPVYTTQQVTHTSGYDAAGNVLAYQVVDSGGVTSTYKVELGKWDGYRELSITGSRSDNPGQQGKTSFTYDVNGYLTGITERQISGDGTGKTDRQFVRDPNQPLSTGGVLVDGSNQNSGSSANTENDRTFVLDVLGNVLQKQQGGNVLKQLVVNGQVLGTYGVGVDEVTPTTGEGKPNFTSQNVFNLTYQPITNVYPAASMGAYSVRAGDTLRGIAQAAYGDADLWYQIAEANGLRSDADLRVGQVSPAMTPPPAMSWHQVIDRSSGVTSIYSVEQGSAASTPAEIKTLCEQGFDLMGVHGALVREL; this is translated from the coding sequence GTGACGTACGACAAGAACGGGAACCGTACCAGCGACACCAAGTGGGGCGAGCAGGTGGTTCGCCAGGTCAACGTCACCGGCTCGGACGAATCCGGTAATCCCGTCACGAGCGTCAGCTATGTCAAACACGCGGGGCGTACTACGGAGTTCTACACGTACGACCGCATGAACCGGCTGTCCACGGTATCGGCTGGCGCATTCGACGCGAATTGGAATCTGTTGCCGGCCGAGCAGGGCATTCTGCTGGACACCCGCCTGTACGACGGTGCGTCGAGGTTGGTGCAAAGTGGCTCGAACGGAAGCCTGTCGAACGACTACGTTAAAGCCTTGACCGATGGAAAGGGCGATGCCAATGGTGCCGAGACGCGCGTCCTGCGCTACGACGCCGACGGCCGGCTGCTGAACCTGCACACGACCAAGCCGGACGGTTCGTTCAGCAGCGATCAGCGCTACGACTTCACCTGGGTGAGTTCGGAGCAGGTGCAAACCGGTCGCGACAATACCGGCGCACCGGTTTACACGACGCAGCAGGTGACACATACGTCAGGCTACGACGCAGCGGGCAACGTCCTGGCCTACCAGGTTGTAGACAGCGGCGGTGTGACGTCGACCTATAAGGTTGAGCTGGGCAAATGGGACGGCTACCGGGAGTTGAGCATCACGGGCAGCCGCAGCGACAACCCGGGCCAGCAAGGCAAGACGAGCTTCACGTATGACGTGAACGGTTACCTGACGGGGATCACGGAGCGCCAGATCAGTGGGGATGGCACGGGCAAGACGGATCGCCAATTCGTGCGGGACCCCAACCAGCCCCTGAGCACAGGGGGTGTCCTGGTGGATGGCTCGAACCAGAACAGCGGGAGCAGCGCGAATACGGAGAATGACCGGACGTTCGTGCTCGATGTGCTGGGCAATGTCCTGCAGAAGCAGCAGGGCGGGAATGTTCTGAAGCAGCTGGTGGTCAATGGTCAGGTGCTGGGCACCTACGGGGTGGGCGTCGACGAGGTGACGCCGACGACCGGGGAAGGCAAGCCGAACTTCACGAGCCAGAACGTGTTCAACCTGACGTATCAGCCGATCACGAACGTGTATCCGGCGGCGTCGATGGGGGCGTATTCGGTGCGGGCGGGGGACACGCTGCGGGGCATCGCGCAGGCGGCGTATGGGGATGCGGATCTGTGGTACCAGATCGCGGAGGCCAATGGGCTGCGCAGCGACGCGGACCTGCGAGTGGGGCAGGTCAGTCCGGCTATGACACCGCCGCCAGCAATGTCCTGGCACCAGGTGATAGACCGCAGCAGCGGCGTGACGTCAATCTACTCAGTGGAACAGGGCAGTGCGGCCAGCACGCCTGCCGAGATCAAAACCTTGTGCGAGCAAGGTTTTGATCTCATGGGTGTGCATGGGGCCTTGGTGCGAGAACTTTGA